The following are from one region of the Gloeocapsopsis sp. IPPAS B-1203 genome:
- the psbQ gene encoding photosystem II protein PsbQ — translation MTLFISRQKYSQIMARYRSILSLILVIVTTFLVSCSSPSVAKAPPTYTAAQVEQIQQYVPDIVALRDRLDNELITLIKRRDWIDVSNFIHGPGGEMRLKMTYVTRNLLPQDQSQAREVTRSLFDNLVKIEQAAEAADYQKATLNYREALADIDGFLQLIPKQTVLQQENEA, via the coding sequence ATGACACTGTTCATCAGCAGACAAAAATATAGTCAGATTATGGCGCGTTATCGGTCAATTCTGTCATTGATTTTAGTTATCGTGACAACGTTTCTAGTTAGTTGTAGTAGTCCCAGCGTTGCAAAAGCACCTCCAACTTATACCGCAGCGCAAGTAGAGCAAATTCAGCAATATGTTCCCGACATTGTTGCTTTACGCGATCGCCTAGATAATGAACTCATTACGTTGATTAAACGACGTGATTGGATCGATGTGAGTAACTTCATTCACGGTCCTGGAGGAGAAATGCGACTTAAGATGACTTATGTCACTCGCAATCTGCTTCCCCAAGACCAATCACAAGCACGGGAAGTAACGCGGAGTCTGTTTGACAATTTAGTCAAAATAGAACAAGCCGCAGAAGCCGCAGATTATCAAAAAGCGACGCTCAATTACCGAGAAGCTTTAGCAGATATTGATGGCTTTTTGCAGCTAATTCCTAAACAGACGGTTTTACAACAAGAAAATGAAGCGTAA
- a CDS encoding DCC1-like thiol-disulfide oxidoreductase family protein — protein sequence MNYYVIYDGNCNLCVTFVQLLEGFDKGQMFRYIPMQDQVMLAPWGITPQDCELGVILLDADAPERRWQGTAAIEEIGRVLPMGNLFVEAYRGLPGVKWVGDRIYDQVRDHRYTLFGKRQNTYNSPYCSECGTQTVSS from the coding sequence ATGAATTACTACGTTATCTACGATGGCAATTGCAATCTTTGCGTAACTTTTGTTCAACTACTAGAAGGCTTTGACAAAGGACAGATGTTTCGTTACATACCCATGCAAGATCAAGTAATGCTTGCACCTTGGGGTATTACACCGCAAGATTGTGAGCTAGGTGTAATTTTACTTGATGCTGATGCCCCTGAGCGTCGTTGGCAAGGTACAGCAGCAATTGAAGAAATTGGGCGCGTACTACCAATGGGTAATTTGTTTGTAGAAGCTTATCGAGGACTACCTGGAGTGAAATGGGTAGGCGATCGCATTTACGACCAAGTCCGCGATCATCGCTATACCTTATTTGGTAAACGCCAAAACACCTATAATTCACCTTACTGTAGCGAGTGTGGTACTCAAACTGTAAGTAGTTAA
- a CDS encoding antibiotic biosynthesis monooxygenase produces MPAIAKKNDLITVIIIFVVEPEQQQKLIDTIIEFIDNAVKYQPGFVSASLHKSLDGIRVMNYAQWQSLEEYYTFLDNSEVQAQGKKLANFNPPDLHIFEVVDSQPENAPLEINRGDLIHLAEFRVKPENQQRLVELEKEYVGVALQNPGLISANFHRSLDGTRIMNYGQWRSWENFELLLQDPKYKPLSEYWQGLAENEFHLYEVVFTKSTTN; encoded by the coding sequence ATGCCAGCGATCGCCAAAAAAAATGATTTAATCACAGTAATAATTATCTTTGTAGTTGAGCCAGAACAGCAGCAAAAACTAATTGATACTATCATTGAGTTTATTGATAATGCAGTCAAGTATCAACCAGGTTTTGTTTCAGCCAGTCTTCATAAAAGCTTAGATGGCATACGTGTGATGAATTATGCTCAATGGCAAAGTCTTGAAGAATATTACACTTTCCTTGATAATTCAGAAGTACAAGCACAAGGGAAAAAACTAGCTAATTTTAACCCACCAGATTTGCACATTTTTGAAGTTGTTGATTCGCAACCAGAAAATGCCCCACTCGAAATTAATCGAGGTGATTTAATTCATCTTGCTGAGTTTCGCGTGAAACCAGAAAACCAGCAGCGCCTTGTGGAATTAGAAAAGGAATACGTAGGTGTAGCATTACAAAATCCAGGGCTGATCTCTGCTAACTTTCACCGTTCGCTTGATGGTACGCGTATAATGAACTATGGTCAGTGGCGTAGCTGGGAAAATTTTGAATTATTGCTACAAGATCCAAAATACAAACCTTTGAGCGAATATTGGCAAGGTTTAGCTGAAAACGAGTTTCATTTATATGAGGTAGTATTTACTAAATCTACTACCAATTAA